The sequence GCTAGTAATATAACTGGGCGGCAGGTATGCCAGCATGCCtttccgtgtgtgcgtgcgtgcgtgcgtgtggctgCAGAGCAAGTGTGGACGTGTCTCAGAGCTAACTATTCTGTAAAAGATGGCTGAGATAAATCAGTGTTTCAGGAGGGTTCAAgtttgtatattattatgtatAAAGATTATATTGTAACTttgaaaacatacatttattctGAAGACTTTGGCCCACATATTGTGCTTAACTAACTTATTACAGAAGAACATTTTTACTTGTGTATGGAAGTTTTGCATGTAGAGAAATGTGAATACTGTACTATTGACTTAGTGTATCCTGTATTTCATTggtgtggtgttttttttgtaccTTGATTTGTGCAGTACAAATTAAGACTTGAACTGTGATTCGAGAATTTGACTGTCTGACCCCCACAGCTGTATGATTGTATTTTCTTGAACCACCACTGTTTTCTGCGTTCCATGCAGGTTGGCCCTCTTGTGGTATCACACGGTAGTGCAACCCTTCTTTGCACTAGATGGTGCTGACACACAGGCAGGGTTATTGGAGGCCAAAGATATTCTTCAACGAAGGGAGCCCGTCTACCCAAACTCCTCCCTCTTCATGTTTTTTAAAGGGAGAGTACAACGCCTCGAGGTACATAGAAGTTCAGAAATAGTTTAAACTTCAAtcactttttttcagcacaaTTCAGATAAATATGGATATAGTATTGGCGTGTAAAAACATGatccattttttatttattttcaaagtaATTGTCAAAAACGAATTCATTATTACAATGATTTGAAGatcaatcaatctatctatcaatccatATCCAGTTGCCAAATGATAAATGTAGTTACCACTAGAATAAATAATTGGTTATTGCTCTTTATTAAATAGCAGAGAACTTGGCAAAGGATACCTTTTTAGTTTTGTGTTGGGAATATATTGCATTCTACTTATGGCTTGTTGACTTGAGCATCATACTTGAGCCTTTCGAGCAAACTTCACTACAGTTAGCTTGAGGGCTAAAGCATCATGCTAATCCGTGCAACATCTCAAAAATGGATCAAACAATAGACTGGTGCAGCCTAACTTCCTGCCAAACGACAATTCTTCAACAGTGCCTGGGCTGTATCCGGCCTGACCAGTCTGGTTCCGTGGCTCTGGTCCCCAGCCTCCTAACCTCCCGTCCTCTCATCCCCAGGGCCTGATCAGCCATGCCCTGACATCCTTCAGCAATGCCCTGGAGCTGGCCACCGACCAGAGGGAGATCCAACACGTGTGTTTATATGAAATAGGTACCACTGCTCTCTGTTACGTTTAGCCCGTGCTAGATGCTTAAAAAGTCTGTGCTGGTTATTTAAATTGCCTATGCTAGTTACTTAAGTAGCCAGTGGCAGTTCTACACCATTCCAACTGCTGCGTTTGACTGGGCGTTGTTCGGCTAGAGGGGCCGGGTGCAATCGTGCGTAATGTTTTCTTCACTGCATTCTAGGAATTAAGAAAGCAAGAAAAAAACGTAAATTCTGGGACACCAACATGTTGAAATGTTTATGAAGAAAATCGTGtaaaaatgtatacataatCAGATgcaaatacatataaatactCAAAAACAAGCCATACAAAGAAATAtatgtaaagagagagaaagaagaacagACACTCACAATGCATAGGCCCTACCCCAACAGTTGCTCAAGTAGCCCATGCTAGTTGCTCAAGTAGCCCATGCTAGTTGCTCAAGTAGCCTATGCTAGTTGCTCAAGTAGCCCATGCTAGTTGCTCAAGTAGCCCATGCTAGTTGCTCAAGTAGCCCATGCTAGTTGCTGAAGTAGCCCATGTTAGTTGCCCAAGTAACCCATGCTATTGGCCCAAGTAACCCACGCTAGTTGCTCATATTGCCCAAGTAGCCCATGCTAGTTGCAAATTGGCAATGCTAGTTTGTCCAAATAGTCCGTACCAGTCGCTTGTGTCACAAACCTCAACGACTTATCATATTGATTTCCATTTCAGGTTGGTGCAGCATGATTGAGCTGAGCTTCACAGACGCCTACCGGGCGTTTGAGCGGCTGAAGAGCGAGTCCCGCTGGTCCCAGTGCTACTACGCCTACCTCACAGGAGGTGTGTATGCCAGCGTGCACATTGTGGTTGTAGCTTGTAGCGTTCGAGCTAGCTACCGAGCTAACACCTGTATCCGTCGGTCTGCTGTAGTGTGCCAAGGAGCCAGCGGGGATTTGGAAGGAGCTGCCGCGGTCCTGAAGGACGTCCAGAGGCTTTTTAAACGCAAGAACAATCAAATAGAGCTGTTCTCCCTCAAAAGAGTAAGCACACGCACGCCACAAGTGGATCCTTCCAGTCAGAATACACAAAGTCTTAAGTACTTGATTACATGTGCTGTTTTTGGGGAACCGTTTGACAGGCAGAGAAGCTGAGGAAGCCCAGGCCGTCGAAGGACCTGTGCAGCCTGGCTGTGATCGAGGTTCTGTACCTGTGGAAGGCCCTGGCCAACTGCTCCGTCCCCAAGCTCCAGACCATGATCCAAAGTATGacatcccccccgccccccactctCTGCATCACAAGTggaatgtggctcaggaggtagagcgggttggctgggaACCGGACAGTGtcagttcgatccccggctcctcctagctcagtGTCGAGCTGTCACTTAGCAAGACACcttaccctgactgctcctggcAAGCGGCCTGTCGCCTTGCCCGGGGTGAATGGGTgattgttaggcaatattgtcaAATGCTTGTGCCCAGAGTGGTTAGAGAAGCGATATATAAATGCATTCCAGTTACAATTTACAAGAATTTACAATTTACTGTTCTCCAGTCCTGCAGGGAATCGAAGATGCTTCGTGTGCAGGCTTGAAACACTTGCTTCTCGGCGCCATACATAGAACTCTGCACAACACCAAGGACGCCAttcaggtaccccccccccccccccaacacacacacacacactcggcgaAATACATAAACAACATGACCCAGGCCCACGTGCAACACATGACCGTAGTTCACAGTTCATGACTCAGCTGTTTCTCTCTGGATCCTCGCAGCATTTCCAGCTGGCCGAAAGAGACGAGGTGGGGTGTCTGAGCAACTCGTACGTGCAGCCGTACTCCTGCTACGAAGTGGCCTGCGTGCTGCTGGACTCCCCAGAGGTGGGTTCCAGAGCCAGGGGGatgggagcaggaggggggctgGTACTTCTTTCTGGACTGGAAGTGAACTTGAATTAAAACAATGTCTTCTTGCTTTTTGGTTAGGctgcggagagagggagggcactAATGCTTCAGGCCAAGGTGATTTACCCTAGAACCTTTTTCACAATATCCCAACGTGCACGTCCATGTTGTTGTGGTGCTTCTGTTTACATCATTATACCTGACCATTGATTGACTTTAATCACCGGGCCGTCTGATGTGCTTTTGGACCCTGCAGGAGGAATACGCCGGCTATGATTTTGAAAACAGGCTTCACGTCCGCATCCATTCGGCCCTCGCCTCCACGAGAGCAGAGGCCCCCCAATGAGGAACGCAAGTTCTTGATTTGAAAGATGCACTGGAAAAGAAGAATAGAAAGTATCATCCTCTGGCACACATTGGCACAACTCATCGGGTTCAatttgtaaaaatgttttttacatAATGAGCCGTTAACTCAATTCTAAAACTTGGTGGAAAAAGCTTGGTCAATGTTTAAGTTATTTTATAGAACTGTTACACTCAGCACTTATGGCCCCGCCATGCCCTGTAAACAATTCACGAACTGAGCTGTAATGTGCTCTAGTTAGCATAAATTATTCCTTACTCTTTGTGGCCAGCTGAAACATTATCCAGATggatttttattaattttgaatatagggacacacacacacacacacacacacacacacacacacacacacacacacacacacacacacacacacacacacacacacacacacacacactcgactcTGATACACACACTCGACTCTGATAATGACTTTGATCTATAAAAGCTTTTACTATCAATCCCCTTCAGTGTCAGGAATTGATTTCATTTTTACAATGAGCGTAGCGTTGCTAAATCCAATAGCCCTACTGCAAGCCGAAGCCATCTCGTTTACCATAGCCTATTCTCTCGATGGGTACAATACATTGTTGTAAATAATTTCCGATTTGTTTACATGTGCCAACATGTCCTTGCACTAACAAGTGCCCTAGTTGCACATTTTGTACATTTTTCCGTTTGGTGGTTTTACTTTGTTTTAAACCAATAAATGTCTCGAAATGACGAACCCTGTATGTTATCTCATATATTCTCGGGTATGATATCAACCGACTTCAAAGACTCCACAATGTCCCTGATCAGTTCGTGTTGTGTTCTTAAATGAAGATCGGACAGCCGCCAAGTGATTCCAGTAATTTAGCTGGAACACACACTCGCGCTCCAGCATTGAGACaaaaggagagtgtgtgtgtgtgcctgtgtcccTGCATGTTCCCTCATCTGGACAGGCTGATCCTCAGGCTCCTCTTAAAGCCCAGCTGGGGAAGTGATATTCAGGCTGGAACTGAGGAGGAACAGGATATTCTTACAACAGAGTGGAAAGAGGAGACTGGCCACGACCAATCGAAACACAAAATAAACGCACAGCCACTGGGGTGTCCCGTGGTGTGAATAATTAAACGCGTGGCGCCGGACGAGGACTTAATGTGTTCATGATCTCTTGCTGATGACGAACTCTGCATAAATCGACTCCTTCAGCTGATTACATGCCACTCAGCCACTGCTCAGATGGAGAAGGATTACTGATGACAGGAGAACAATTGGGACCCGTCAATGAAGAAGTATAAAGATAAGAACGAATGAGAACCAGATGAGAACCAGTCAGCCTGAACCGAGTCTCTATTTCTTGAACGAATGATTAGAAAGCGAAGCGGCAATATGCCCTGCTCTCTTGTCTTGGAGAGCCAGACCTTTAATGCTGGGTTGAACCGGTGGAACTTTCATGCACATCAGGCCTAGATTTCTTACTAAAACCGAGCTTATAATTTAATGCCTCTGTCCATGTTGCTGACGGCCCTGAAAGTACGTGATTAAGGACGATTTTGGAGCTGATTGAAGGCGTGGTGTATATATAAACGCTTATACTTTTAGTTCTCACTAGTAAATAGATTACGGTAATTCTAACCCTACTTCAATATTTTTCAATGACAATGATTtgcgctttacaatattttaTACAGGCCATGTATTAACCTATTGTCACAGTGGCTGCACATCCTCTCGAGGAAAATAAACTTTTGTGTAGTTCTGGTGGATATATCCTAGTGAATATCCCCTAGTCATGTTACGTGGCCTACTTTAATTAGAATGATTAACCAAATGAAGGGGAAAATAAAATTGTCGCTATTCTTAGACAATATCCACTAGAGGTTAAGTCTTTGATTAGATATCGCCTTAAAGTCTCTGTTAATTGCGAGCATAATTAATAAGGAATTAACTTGGGAGTGTGATGTGACTTGGTATCTAATTAGACTAATTGCTGACAGTGTGTTTGAACTGCTTGGACAggagtttgttttgatttgaacaGAGATAACAGGGTTCCCATTAGAAACCATGGCATTTGGGAAATTTATTCAAATCAGAAAGTCAAGTAGTCCAGCTGTAGGCAATAGCTCCCCCAATAATTGTTTAATTTTTGACTGTGAATGTTAAGATAGAAAGTAGCTAGtatattttgtaaaaaaaaagccttgATTTCCCAGCTGTCTGCCGCTAAATGGTAAGCTATTGGCCAACGatggtaggcctatatttttCAGTTACTTTCACGCTGTTTCTGTTATGAGAGCTGCCAACTCTCACACATTGAATGTGAGACTCAGTCAAACGTGTGAATATAATGTTTCAGGTTTCTTTTGGTTTTAACACGCAGCAGGACtagaaccccggtcgctggagCATTAGCTAAAAGTTCTCTCTGTTTCCCCACGGAGATCGGGAAATTGGTAGAGTCGGAGGTTACAGACAGTACAATAGACATGAGATCGACGTTACGTTTAAAACCTACATTATGGTTAAATGGAAACGGCAGGAATTGACCTCTGGTCTCCGGCGGTTTATCCCAAAGTgctctccactgcaccactgagacaGGAACAATGATCAAGAATCAATTATTGAGAATAAATAATCAATTCAACATTACAATTCCCATGACATTCCTAAGTTTAAAAATTAGGTTGCGTAGAACCCCCGAACCCTGCTCTCCAGAACTGGTAAAGACGGATCTTCTCAGATGCACTAAGGAGACAGCCTGTTTAGACATTCCCATGTATTTTAATGGTAGTTCCCTGTACCAAATCCTAAGATTATGCCATTATTAAGATTTAAGAACATAAGATTTGACAATGTTTTAAGGTAACAAGGTGCATCAAATCTTTTCTTGGTCTAAATTGTATAATAACTAGTAATTTTTTAGTAGTAAACAGAATGTGATGCCAAAATGTAGACTTTTGATTCTTGGATTTATTgatgttatttattattcttttaaaaatatttttgcctTATCTCTGATTCCCATGGAAATACCAACTAGCTAAGTAGGGCATGCAAGGGACATCGTTACACACCAACCCAGAGTGGAATTGCTTTTACCTCTGGCTGTCCTGAATGGACCTATACCGTCAAAGTCCTCTAGTCGGAACACATTCATCCCCTGGGAACCAAGGTCAAAATACAAGGCCTTTCCTCAGTCCTATTTGCGATTCAAGGGAGTGTGCAGCAGACGATGTCTCCTCGGATGCTATTCAATTACGAGTTAATCTTTCAAGAATTCCTCTTTCCCCAGAGTTAGATTTTCAGCAGCTCTTCCCGATTCATGGATAGTGCTACCGGTGACTTTATTTCTAAGACTAACTTGGAGCAAATAATAAATGGAATATCCCACACAGTGTCTTTCAAACCAATCCACAGAGGACAGAGTGTGTGCGCGACAAACCATGCATCAACAACGGCATCTCCCCAGTCCTTGTGTGATGCATCTATGTGCCGGGTCCCCTTTGGGACTCTCTGTGACAGTGTCTCACCACACACAGATCTGTCAGATGCACACAAGGTGAACCTGGCTCAGGAGAGTTGTCTCGCTCTCTTGTTTATTCAGTCAGGGTCCCCAGTAGTGAGGGGCGCATGGTAGTTGAAAGAGAAGACACAACAGCGAGCCCAAGCTCTGACGCCATCTCTCCACAGAGATGCACTCTTTCAGGTACCTGGTCTGCCAGTACTAGACATTTCTGTCTGCAGAATTCTTGTTCATGTCCCTTGGTGATTTAAGTTTTTTTTACTGTAGCATTGTTTAACTAGTAAATGCATTCCCTGCAGAAAAtgcagtgagtgctgtagtacaaagtgaggttgaaaatattttttaataaagccacatataTTAACACATAGAGAAACGTTAATTGGTTtcaatcaagtgaagggatttgaacaaaagttcaaaagtctaaatggagtgaACAATGTAaccatgcacaccatttaagaaaaagtaaatggttggaaacaaataaagtgacagctgaatgaaaagcgcaaagcaaaCTCTAAagatgcagaaatgtaaaaggtcaagtgtgtgtgtgtgtgtgtgtgtgtgtgtgtgtgtgtgtgtgtgtgtgtgtgtgtgtgtgtgtgtgtgtgtgtgtgtgtgtgtgtgtgtgtgtgtgtgtgttttcaaaggTTAAGGGAAgcggagagagctgtgagctaacacTCTGGAAACCGGGGTCAAGTCACTTTGAGGTACTCTGATTGAACCCTCTTATTTCTATATCATGTGATTTGTAATGTCTTCAAGTATAACCTCAGAGAAGATTTTGGAAGAGTCTGGATGGTGCAGAGGTAAGGGCTTTTGGTTAACACTCTGTAGGCACAGATTTGAGTCCCCTCAGTTCTTACCAATTAGATCGCTTGGAAAAAAAGGCATAGAAAAATGTTGGAAAGCATATATTTCGGGGAAAAGGGAGGtatagaaaagagaataaaatATAGAAAAAGTTTTTTGGTGCATGCTTGCCAAATGGAGAAGTGTACCTTTGAAAAGATTGGAGGTCCAAGAGACAGATGAAATGAGGAACAGTTTATCCATCTGTTTGATGATTAAGGTCCCTAAAGTCCCTGAGGGACACTCTGGTGATGTGAGGGCGCCAGTGTTGCAGCCAAGATCTGAAGAATTATCCCGACACGTCTGGACACTATTCTTCAAGCCCGTCAGAAGCTATTGCACTGTTCCCTAAAGTGCTTTGTCAGCCTCTGTATACCGGAACATCATTGATGAGGCCGTTTGGCGCCGTAACGCGTACTGCGCTTGGtctaaatgaaataaataaggggtaacactgtcgttttttattggtcaacatggaaaaaacatgaggggtaacactgttgttttttattggtcttcatgaaaaacaacataaggggtaacactgttgtccttgtcaaataaaatataagtcgttatttattagtcgtcatgaaataaacataaggggtaaacctgtcgatattgatcaaataaaacatagggggtaacactgtcgtttttatttggtcgtcatggaaaaaaacataaggggtaacactgttgttttttatcagccgtcatgaaataaacataaggggtaaacctgtcgatattgatcaaataaaacatagggggtaacactgttgtttttctttggtcgtcatgaaaaaaaacacaaggggtaacacttgtctttgtcaaataaaatataaggggtaacactgtcgttttttatcagtcgtcaatgacgactgataaaaaacgacagtgttaccccttatatttgtctttgtcaaataaaatataaggggtaacactgtcgttttttatcagtcgtcaatgacgactgataaagtggagagagctgtgagctaaccccctggagtccggggttcaagtccggttgatgtcctctgttagaagactcttatctctatttcatgcaaattataaagtcgagtataaccattgtgttgactttattcggtgtcttgatggtgcattgataagttcggaggttaatactccaaACAGCTTAGGTTCGAATCCCTGCAAAACCGTCAACCTGGGTACCTCttccgttttttattggtcgtcatgaaaaaaaaaaaaaatctgaaaaaattgtccttgtcaaataaggACAAGGACACtggacactgttgtttttcatcagtcatcatgggaaaaaaacataaggggtaacactcgtttgtttcaaatgaaacgtaaagggtaacactgtcgttttttatgtgtcgtcatgaaaaatccataaggggtaacactgtctaaatgtatagaataaaacatagggggtaacactgtcgtttttatcaaatgaaacatgaggggtgacactgtcgtttttctttggtcgtcatgaaaaaaactataaggggtaacactgttgttttttattggtcgtcatgaaaaaaaacataaggggtaacactgttgttttttatcggtcgtcaaggaaaaaaacataaggggtaaaactgtcgttttttatcggtcgtcattaaaaaaaacataaggggtaacactgtcgttttttattgtgcgtcatgaaaaaaaacataaggggtaacactgtcgttttttatcggtcgtcatgaaaaaaaacataaggggtaacactgtcgttttttatcggccgtcatgaaaaaaaacataaggggtaacactgtcgttttttatcggtcgtcatgaaaaaaaacataaggggtatcactgtcgttttttatcggtcgtcatgaaaaaaaacataaggggtaacactgttgttttttatcggtcgtcatgaaaaaaaacatatggggtaacactgttgttttttatcggtcgtcatgaaaaaaaacataaggggtaacactgttgttttttatcgctcgtcatgaaaaaaaacataaggggtaacactgttgttttttatcagtcgtcatgaaaaaaaacataagggaaatcactgtcgttttttatcggtcgtcatgaaaaaaaacataagggaaataatagaaaaacacacatacattttaatgtcatgtatatcctctttattgatgattgatcattgtgaattttcatcgcctcagtggtgcagtggagtgtacccACTGACGACCGCGGCtaaatttctgtggaaaacacaatatctttaatttgaaatgtaatgctatcatgtctattgcaattgtcatatataaccacagacatatttaaataatgaatcacagtgggaagtggagagagctgtgagctaaccccctggagaccagggttcaagtccggttgatgtcctctgttggaagactcttatctctatttcatgcgaattatgaattataaagtcaagtataaccattgtgttgagtttattctgtgtcttgatggtgcattgataagttcggaggttaatactccaaACACCTCAGGTTCAAATCCCTGCAAtaacgttgacaggggtaccgctgtctttttttattggtcaacatggaaaaaacatgaggggtaactgtcgttttttatcggccgtcatgaaataaacataaggggtaacactgtcgatattcatcaaataaaacatagggggtaacactgttgtttttctttggtcgtcatgaagaaaaccacaaggggtaacactgttgttttttattggtcttcatgaaaaacaacataaggggtaacactgttgtctttgtcaaataaaatataagtcgtttttaattggtcgtcatgaaacaaaacattgggggtaacagtgttgtttttctttggtcgtcatgaaaaaaacataaggggtaacactgttgttttttattggtcgtcaagaaaaaaaacataaggggtaactatgttttttatcgaccgtcatgaaataaacataaggggtaaacctATCGATATTGATCAagtaaaacatagggggtaacactgtcgtttttatcaaatgaaacatgaggggtgactaTGGACCTCAGTGGCAGTGCAGTCTCTTGCTACCAACCAAGAGAAGGCCTTGGTTCACCTGAGACTAGCCGGCTCTCCATTCTCATCCCTCCAACCAGACAATCGACATCCCCCATTGTTTCCTGTACCTGAGCGGTGGTGAAAGAGGCTCTGGGTGGGACCCATGCACTGAGGCAATCTGGGTGGGACCCATGCACAAGACCATCACCAAAGAGTGACGGTCAACCAGCTCAGCGTCTGCAGGTGACAGGACGTAATGGCCGTTTTGTTTAGGGTCCTGCCAGTCAGAACCCACGCTGACACCCAGTCACCAATACTGATGACGGAATCGTCGGCCGTCAATAATATAGGCTTATTTTTTTAGATAAATAAAAAACCATGCATCTTTTGAGCGAACATAGTTTGCTTCATCACCCTGCATTACCCCGTAATAACTAAAAAGAGCCAGAGGAATAAGACAAGACATTAAGAACATCATGAGCAGTTAAGATTTATTTAGTAACAATATAAACTTTTTGCCTTTATTTATCCACAATTAGATTAAATTATTGTTCGAGAAGGAAAACCATAATAGACCTAGTCCAACGAGATACACTTACAACCTACAGATTCAACAACCTCTACCAGTTATTCACAACAGAGGGAAGGCATGGTATCAGTGCTTTACATTTAATGAAGttctattaaaaaaaactaaagtgtAGTACTTGCTAAATGCTTGCATAGTTAAAAAGTGTTGCACATGCATTTATCCTGTAATTAACGCTGTTGGTTTCAATCCATTTGAGCCATGTTCTACAGACAGCAGAATagccaaaacaacaaaaacaaaactttaaACTTCTACCTCTTAACAGGTCGACATTATCAGCTTGTTGGCTACCTATTCATTGCCATTACCGAGGGAAATAGGGTTGTACAAACACCGATGCCATTCTTTCAGTGCGGTACTGAGCTGGTGACCCACTAAATCCTACAATGCATTATATCTCCAAAGAAATTGAGATGAATGTACAGTACGTTTTTCCTGAAAGGTTTGTTCACATGACAGTTGATAGCGAGCCAAACAGAGGAGGTAATATAACGAATAGAATAATGAATGCAACGTCGACCCCGGGAATAAATTAGCTTAGTGAGGAGGCGAGCTAATGTTTGCCTCTCAGTTGTTCTTTTACATATACAGATGAAACTAGTTGGTTCACACATTCAATAACAGCATAGGGTGACTAATTCACATTCAGGTTTAAACACACAATCTACCAAGTATGATCAAATACACCCTTGTCTTTATCAAAACAAATCTACACTGTTCTCTATATCGTCGCAAAACGGAGCGGTCGAGAGTACGTTATGGAGGTTGTTTAAGGTTTGACCTTGTGCTTTAAGTGTAACGCGATGTCCACTACGAAAACGGACTGAAAACAGCTGTGTCAATCATCTTCACGGCACATTAACAATCCTAGCCTGCCTCAAAAGTGTCGGCCCACATCCAACATCACGTTTCACATTAAGGTATGTTCCTCGCCTGCACCACAGCCACGAAGACCTCTCCTCTACCTCGTGATCAGATGAACGGACAACACCAGAAGCTCTTGAACAGACCAGAGCAGGGTTTGAATGAGGACGGAGATAATCTTATACaggtttattgttatttttccgAGACGTCCGGTGCTCTCAGTAGATATTGGGCAACTGGTTGTAGTTTCTCTCCCAGTAACCCTTGGAGAAGAGCCAGTCCTGGGCCTTGTTGTGGGGGTTGGGCCCTTGGGCGAACCACCTGCCGGACGGGAACAATGACAGGGGAGTCACTGACGGCGTGGCAGCGGGTGGGGAGTCAACGTGCAGCATGCTAAATGATACACCCGTGTATTGAGGTGATGGCAAGCATGACAAACATGTGCTACAGCAAACAAAGTCTGCACTAGGAGTCTTGGAGCCTAGTGTTCGCAGTGCAGTGTGCCCAATAGTGTTTGAGAATAAGTGTTGCATGTGCTTTTGACGTCCTGTAGAGGGTGCTATAGTGCAACACTTCAATGATAAAGAAGGTACAGTACTGTTGCGGTGCATAAGTTAACAGTTCAGTACTGGTGCAAGCAAAGCAAAAACTGAATGCAAAACATAGTTATAAAGATTGAGCCAAACCTTGGGCCAAGTGCAGGGTTCCTTCACAATgacatgaaggggggggggggggcggggtagtGTGGACGGCACAAGACAAAGCAGTGATTAGCGAGGCATTAGCAAATCAGTCCATATGCGAATGcaggggaaggggaagaaaaCATGTCCTCACTTGGTTTTCCACTCTTCACTGGATTTGGAGCGATTTTTACGGGCCAATCTCTGCTTTTCCTCCAACCTCTTTTTTTCTCCACTGGACAAATCTAGAGGCAGGTTGACACAGGGAAATAAACatcaacgcacgcacgcacgcacgcacgcacgcacgcacgcacacacacacacacgctctggaAACAAAGGC is a genomic window of Gadus morhua chromosome 8, gadMor3.0, whole genome shotgun sequence containing:
- the LOC115548182 gene encoding tetratricopeptide repeat protein 39C isoform X1 — its product is MAGKTKPVTAGDKPDTIDDAELALEGINMLLNNGFKESDDLFKAHRNHSPLMSFGASFVSFLNAMMTFEEEKMQTAFEDLKATERLCESENAGVIETIKNKLKRNVDSQRSWLAMLNRLQRQIIIADCQVYLAVLSFIKQELSAYIKGGWLLRKAWKMYNKCHSDITHLQEGGQRRPSDAQGSASPTPSSRSQQSLGDPPADTVPAPVPAPGRVPDAGHSEALDRLKGSVSFGYGLFHLCISMVPPHLLKIVNLLGFPGDRLQGLAALAYASESKDMKAPLATLALLWYHTVVQPFFALDGADTQAGLLEAKDILQRREPVYPNSSLFMFFKGRVQRLEGLISHALTSFSNALELATDQREIQHVCLYEIGWCSMIELSFTDAYRAFERLKSESRWSQCYYAYLTGVCQGASGDLEGAAAVLKDVQRLFKRKNNQIELFSLKRAEKLRKPRPSKDLCSLAVIEVLYLWKALANCSVPKLQTMIQILQGIEDASCAGLKHLLLGAIHRTLHNTKDAIQHFQLAERDEVGCLSNSYVQPYSCYEVACVLLDSPEAAERGRALMLQAKEEYAGYDFENRLHVRIHSALASTRAEAPQ
- the LOC115548182 gene encoding tetratricopeptide repeat protein 39C isoform X2; protein product: MAGKTKPVTAGDKPDTIDDAELALEGINMLLNNGFKESDDLFKAHRNHSPLMSFGASFVSFLNAMMTFEEEKMQTAFEDLKATERLCESENAGVIETIKNKLKRNRSWLAMLNRLQRQIIIADCQVYLAVLSFIKQELSAYIKGGWLLRKAWKMYNKCHSDITHLQEGGQRRPSDAQGSASPTPSSRSQQSLGDPPADTVPAPVPAPGRVPDAGHSEALDRLKGSVSFGYGLFHLCISMVPPHLLKIVNLLGFPGDRLQGLAALAYASESKDMKAPLATLALLWYHTVVQPFFALDGADTQAGLLEAKDILQRREPVYPNSSLFMFFKGRVQRLEGLISHALTSFSNALELATDQREIQHVCLYEIGWCSMIELSFTDAYRAFERLKSESRWSQCYYAYLTGVCQGASGDLEGAAAVLKDVQRLFKRKNNQIELFSLKRAEKLRKPRPSKDLCSLAVIEVLYLWKALANCSVPKLQTMIQILQGIEDASCAGLKHLLLGAIHRTLHNTKDAIQHFQLAERDEVGCLSNSYVQPYSCYEVACVLLDSPEAAERGRALMLQAKEEYAGYDFENRLHVRIHSALASTRAEAPQ